One region of Anaeromyxobacter paludicola genomic DNA includes:
- the dapF gene encoding diaminopimelate epimerase encodes MALSFQKYQGLGNDFVVIEAKSLMDPDRARRLCDRRRGIGADGVLTLLPPKAPGAVAFMHVYNSDGSVAAMCGNGVRCVARHLADARGLDGEIDVETAAGLRRCTIHRGRRGAVESISVAMGPARDEGEQAFAVGSELLRARRISMGNPHAVIFGDASVERATAIGPTIEAGVPGGVNVGFAATGLDGLDLVVWERGAGLTEACGTGACAAAAAAVKLGLVDPVREVEVRLPGGPLRITVARDLSSVLMRGPAERVFTGETEL; translated from the coding sequence ATGGCGCTCTCCTTCCAGAAGTACCAGGGGCTCGGCAACGACTTCGTGGTGATCGAGGCGAAGAGCCTCATGGACCCCGACCGGGCGCGGCGGCTCTGCGATCGCCGCCGCGGCATCGGCGCCGACGGCGTGCTCACGCTCCTGCCGCCCAAGGCCCCGGGCGCGGTCGCCTTCATGCACGTCTACAACTCGGACGGCTCGGTCGCCGCGATGTGCGGCAACGGCGTGCGCTGCGTGGCCCGCCACCTCGCCGACGCGCGGGGGCTCGACGGCGAGATCGACGTCGAGACCGCGGCCGGCCTGCGCCGCTGCACCATCCACCGGGGGCGGCGCGGGGCCGTCGAGTCGATCTCGGTCGCCATGGGGCCGGCGCGCGACGAGGGCGAGCAGGCGTTCGCGGTCGGCAGCGAGCTCCTGCGCGCCCGCCGCATCTCGATGGGCAACCCGCACGCGGTCATCTTCGGCGACGCGAGCGTCGAGCGGGCCACCGCCATCGGCCCCACCATCGAGGCCGGGGTGCCGGGCGGGGTCAACGTGGGCTTCGCCGCCACCGGGCTCGACGGGCTCGACCTCGTCGTCTGGGAGCGCGGCGCGGGGCTCACCGAGGCGTGCGGCACCGGCGCCTGCGCCGCCGCCGCGGCCGCGGTGAAGCTCGGCCTGGTGGACCCGGTCCGCGAGGTGGAGGTCCGGCTCCCCGGCGGGCCGCTCCGCATCACCGTGGCGCGCGACCTCTCCTCGGTGCTCATGCGCGGTCCGGCCGAGCGGGTGTTCACCGGCGAGACCGAGCTCTGA
- a CDS encoding helix-turn-helix transcriptional regulator, producing MKAEAARKDDPRERLRRVLFLVPYAVRHPGITVRELAERCGTSEAQLLEDLDFLLTVGCPPFAPDDFLDLYVERDRVYVALHQSFTRPPRFTESEAAALAAAVKALAGEGKERVLEALRQAVPRERRKGYDELAKRIYAGSPPARESVMGRLTRAIAERRAVRIVHVTAGRTEEKERVVRPYTLARRFGHWYLFGHDRDRGRELPFRLDRIKDCAVLEETFEPPPPAALARARLFSEARGEPIRLRLSRVAAAWALARPARLRVVESGPKGEVVVEVEGADAEWATRFVLSFGGEAEVLSPPEARRHFDEAVDRALARYLGG from the coding sequence GTGAAGGCCGAGGCGGCGCGCAAGGACGATCCCCGCGAGCGGCTCCGCCGCGTGCTCTTCCTCGTGCCCTACGCGGTGCGCCACCCGGGCATCACCGTGCGCGAGCTGGCGGAGCGCTGCGGGACCAGCGAGGCGCAGCTCCTGGAGGACCTCGACTTCCTGCTCACCGTGGGCTGCCCGCCCTTCGCGCCCGACGACTTCCTCGACCTCTACGTGGAGCGCGACCGGGTCTACGTGGCGCTGCACCAGAGCTTCACGCGCCCCCCGCGCTTCACCGAGAGCGAGGCGGCGGCGCTCGCCGCGGCGGTGAAGGCGCTCGCCGGCGAGGGCAAGGAGCGGGTGCTCGAGGCGCTCCGCCAGGCGGTGCCGCGCGAGCGGCGCAAGGGCTACGACGAGCTCGCGAAGCGGATCTACGCCGGCTCGCCGCCGGCCCGGGAGTCGGTGATGGGGCGGCTCACCCGCGCCATCGCCGAGCGGCGCGCGGTGCGGATCGTCCACGTGACCGCCGGGCGGACGGAGGAGAAGGAGCGGGTGGTCCGCCCCTACACCCTGGCCCGCCGCTTCGGCCACTGGTACCTCTTCGGCCACGACCGCGACCGCGGGCGCGAGCTGCCGTTCCGCCTCGACCGGATCAAGGACTGCGCGGTCCTCGAGGAGACCTTCGAGCCGCCGCCCCCGGCGGCCCTGGCCCGCGCGCGCCTCTTCTCCGAGGCCCGCGGCGAGCCCATCCGGCTCCGGCTGTCGCGGGTCGCGGCCGCCTGGGCGCTCGCCCGGCCCGCGCGGCTGCGGGTGGTGGAGAGCGGGCCGAAGGGCGAGGTGGTGGTCGAGGTCGAGGGGGCCGACGCCGAGTGGGCCACCCGCTTTGTCCTCTCGTTCGGCGGCGAGGCGGAGGTGCTCTCGCCGCCGGAGGCCCGCCGCCACTTCGACGAGGCGGTCGATCGGGCCCTCGCGCGCTACCTGGGCGGATAG
- a CDS encoding sensor histidine kinase — MRSLATRIFATFAVALLAFGLVAAVAVRGLHLLGRDLRLLNEGYLPLTRIVAQLDVKDWATARAIEAKGADEAARRAWLPVARARFPAVVREKLAEGREVVARARALAGPDDAVFLADVDARLAALSGRWAAYDAAARRLFDALEAPAGRGPGPEELDRRAAELRTLERGLSQDVKLLSVRLETRVSDRVHGTEREESKSVALVVIYALLAAAVAGAATVLAHRLLAPIRTLTAGVKAVAAGDLSREVEVRGGDELAVLAHEFNAMAASLSRQRAELRAAERLAAVGRISAQITHEIRNPLNSIGLNTELLAEELAALPEGAEARQLVGAIAREVDRLEGVAEEYLRFARLPRPSLAREDVNEILGGLLDFLGPEMAAAGVEVRRELAPGLPPVRADEGQLRAAFLNLLRNSREAMPAGGAVSVRTRALPGGGVEAEVADSGPGLAPEALPHLFEPFWSTKEKGTGLGLAFTHQVVREHGGAIACESAPGRGATFRVTLPAAAAEDGQERRRAEAASA; from the coding sequence ATGCGCAGCCTCGCCACCCGGATCTTCGCCACCTTCGCGGTGGCCCTCCTCGCCTTCGGGCTCGTCGCCGCGGTGGCGGTGCGGGGCCTGCACCTGCTCGGGCGCGACCTGCGGCTGCTGAACGAGGGGTACCTGCCGCTCACCCGCATCGTCGCCCAGCTCGACGTGAAGGACTGGGCCACCGCCCGGGCCATCGAGGCGAAGGGCGCCGACGAGGCGGCCCGGCGGGCCTGGCTGCCGGTGGCGCGCGCCCGCTTCCCGGCGGTGGTCCGGGAGAAGCTCGCCGAGGGGCGCGAGGTGGTGGCGCGGGCGCGGGCCCTCGCCGGCCCGGACGACGCGGTCTTCCTCGCCGACGTGGACGCGCGGCTGGCCGCCCTCTCGGGGCGCTGGGCCGCCTACGACGCGGCCGCGCGGCGGCTCTTCGACGCGCTGGAGGCGCCGGCCGGGCGCGGGCCCGGGCCGGAGGAGCTGGACCGGCGCGCCGCCGAGCTGCGGACCCTCGAGCGCGGGCTCTCGCAGGACGTGAAGCTCCTCTCGGTGCGGCTCGAGACCCGCGTCTCCGATCGGGTCCACGGCACCGAGCGCGAGGAGTCGAAGTCGGTGGCGCTGGTGGTGATCTACGCCCTGCTCGCCGCCGCGGTGGCGGGCGCGGCGACCGTGCTGGCGCACCGCCTGCTCGCGCCCATCCGCACCCTCACCGCCGGGGTGAAGGCGGTCGCGGCGGGCGACCTCTCGCGCGAGGTGGAGGTGCGCGGCGGCGACGAGCTCGCGGTCCTGGCGCACGAGTTCAACGCCATGGCCGCCTCGCTCTCGCGCCAGCGCGCCGAGCTGCGGGCGGCCGAGCGGCTCGCCGCGGTCGGGCGCATCTCGGCCCAGATCACCCACGAGATCCGCAACCCGCTCAACTCGATCGGCCTCAACACCGAGCTGCTCGCGGAGGAGCTCGCCGCCCTGCCGGAGGGGGCCGAGGCGCGCCAGCTCGTGGGCGCCATCGCGCGCGAGGTGGACCGGCTGGAGGGCGTGGCCGAGGAGTACCTCCGCTTCGCCCGGCTGCCCCGCCCCTCGCTGGCCCGCGAGGACGTGAACGAGATCCTGGGCGGGCTCCTCGACTTCCTCGGCCCGGAGATGGCGGCGGCCGGGGTCGAGGTGCGGCGCGAGCTCGCGCCCGGGCTGCCGCCGGTGCGCGCCGACGAGGGGCAGCTCCGCGCCGCGTTCCTGAACCTGCTGCGCAACAGCCGCGAGGCGATGCCCGCCGGCGGCGCGGTCTCGGTCCGCACCCGCGCGCTGCCCGGCGGCGGGGTGGAGGCCGAGGTGGCCGACTCGGGCCCCGGCCTCGCCCCCGAGGCGCTGCCGCACCTCTTCGAGCCGTTCTGGAGCACCAAGGAGAAGGGCACCGGGCTCGGGCTCGCCTTCACGCACCAGGTGGTGCGGGAGCACGGGGGCGCCATCGCGTGCGAGAGCGCGCCCGGGCGCGGCGCCACCTTCCGGGTGACGCTGCCCGCGGCCGCGGCGGAAGACGGCCAGGAACGACGGCGGGCGGAGGCGGCCAGCGCATGA
- a CDS encoding bacteriohemerythrin — translation MPQWTPALAVGVKIIDEQHQELFRRLDALLAAMAKGDRAEVGRLLGFLASYAIEHFGEEERLMKAHGYPEYAVHKVAHDRFVAEYTAMKAEFDTKGATSLVTLKVNKWLGDWLKTHIAGTDTLLGRFLIQKAG, via the coding sequence ATGCCCCAGTGGACCCCCGCCCTCGCCGTGGGCGTGAAGATCATCGACGAGCAGCACCAGGAGCTCTTCCGGCGCCTCGACGCCCTCCTCGCCGCGATGGCCAAGGGCGACCGGGCCGAGGTGGGCCGGCTGCTCGGGTTCCTCGCGAGCTACGCCATCGAGCACTTCGGCGAGGAGGAGCGGCTCATGAAGGCCCACGGCTACCCCGAGTACGCCGTGCACAAGGTGGCGCACGACCGCTTCGTGGCCGAGTACACCGCCATGAAGGCCGAGTTCGACACCAAGGGCGCGACCTCGCTCGTGACGCTCAAGGTGAACAAGTGGCTGGGCGACTGGCTCAAGACCCACATCGCCGGGACCGACACGCTCCTCGGGCGGTTCCTCATCCAGAAGGCCGGTTGA
- a CDS encoding PhzF family phenazine biosynthesis protein, which translates to MRIPIYQVDAFTSRPFGGNPAAVCLLERWPADALLRDVAAENNLSETAFLVPEGDGYHLRWFTPTVEVDLCGHATLASAHVVLTRLRPEAEAVRFRTASGVLTVKRAGGRLSMTLPRRAPERIEPPPGLARALGVEPLEVWRSRDLMAVLANEELVRELAPDLAAVAALDAPGLIVTAQGRAVDFVSRYFGPRVGIPEDPVTGSAHCTLVPYWAERLGKSRLHAFQVSARGGELFCQSGEDLVVVAGHAADYLEGVLQLPEG; encoded by the coding sequence GTGAGGATCCCCATCTACCAGGTCGACGCGTTCACGAGCCGCCCGTTCGGCGGGAACCCCGCCGCGGTCTGTCTCCTGGAGCGCTGGCCCGCCGACGCGCTCCTGCGCGACGTCGCCGCGGAGAACAACCTCTCGGAGACGGCCTTCCTCGTGCCGGAGGGCGACGGGTACCACCTGCGCTGGTTCACGCCCACGGTCGAGGTGGACCTGTGCGGCCACGCCACCCTGGCGTCGGCGCACGTGGTGCTCACCCGGCTGCGGCCGGAGGCGGAGGCGGTCCGCTTCCGCACCGCCTCCGGCGTGCTCACGGTGAAGCGCGCCGGCGGCCGGCTCTCGATGACGTTGCCCCGCCGCGCGCCGGAGCGGATCGAGCCGCCGCCGGGGCTCGCCCGCGCCCTCGGCGTGGAGCCGCTCGAGGTCTGGCGCTCCCGCGACCTCATGGCGGTGCTGGCGAACGAGGAGCTGGTGCGCGAGCTCGCCCCCGACCTCGCCGCCGTGGCCGCGCTCGACGCCCCCGGGCTCATCGTCACCGCCCAGGGGCGGGCGGTGGACTTCGTGTCGCGCTACTTCGGGCCGCGGGTCGGCATCCCCGAGGACCCCGTCACCGGCTCCGCCCACTGCACGCTCGTGCCCTACTGGGCGGAGCGGCTCGGCAAGTCGCGCCTCCACGCCTTCCAGGTGAGCGCGCGCGGCGGCGAGCTCTTCTGCCAGAGCGGCGAGGACCTGGTGGTGGTGGCCGGCCACGCGGCCGACTACCTCGAGGGCGTGCTCCAGCTCCCCGAGGGCTAG
- a CDS encoding coiled-coil domain-containing protein encodes MIGLALFVALVALLAAVGFFLSARQNKQAALQSAQQVADARSEAERARAELEKRQAEAKERREEAAGLREQLAQAKRKAHEQAEAAKKERTQGGLKDEVEKLQARLAEARAEASHQSERAKALEAQLQRDAAAAEKERKRLADAAAAAAERAARPAAPAPVPAPVAAVPAPAAEGVPPAQLEAEKLRADKAEQRLAEARKKLAEAEKEAKAARGRLETEKRVYMVQKGELDLAGDRYAELRRRYDALRKEHDELIDAVRQAAKADREAKERRRQKQERGGAASEPASAAPAAGEAPAAAPAPAAGEARPEGGEAPAGDAKPAEPTAS; translated from the coding sequence ATGATCGGCCTCGCCCTCTTCGTCGCCTTGGTCGCGCTGCTCGCGGCCGTCGGGTTCTTCCTGTCCGCCCGCCAGAACAAGCAGGCGGCCCTGCAGAGCGCGCAGCAGGTCGCGGACGCCCGCTCCGAGGCCGAGCGGGCCCGGGCCGAGCTCGAGAAGCGGCAGGCCGAGGCGAAGGAGCGGCGCGAGGAGGCGGCCGGGCTGCGCGAGCAGCTCGCGCAGGCGAAGCGGAAGGCGCACGAGCAGGCCGAGGCCGCGAAGAAGGAGCGGACCCAGGGCGGGCTCAAGGACGAGGTCGAGAAGCTCCAGGCGCGCCTCGCCGAGGCCCGCGCCGAGGCGAGCCACCAGTCGGAGCGCGCGAAGGCGCTCGAGGCGCAGCTCCAGCGCGACGCCGCCGCCGCCGAGAAGGAGCGCAAGCGGCTCGCCGACGCGGCCGCCGCCGCCGCGGAGCGGGCCGCGCGCCCGGCCGCGCCGGCCCCGGTCCCCGCGCCGGTCGCCGCCGTGCCCGCGCCCGCCGCCGAGGGCGTCCCGCCGGCCCAGCTCGAGGCCGAGAAGCTGCGCGCCGACAAGGCCGAGCAGCGGCTCGCCGAGGCCAGGAAGAAGCTCGCCGAGGCCGAGAAGGAGGCCAAGGCGGCGCGCGGCCGGCTCGAGACCGAGAAGCGGGTCTACATGGTGCAGAAGGGCGAGCTCGACCTCGCCGGCGATCGCTACGCCGAGCTGCGCCGCCGCTACGACGCCCTCCGCAAGGAGCACGACGAGCTCATCGACGCGGTCCGGCAGGCGGCCAAGGCCGACCGCGAGGCCAAGGAGCGGCGGCGCCAGAAGCAGGAGCGCGGCGGCGCGGCGTCCGAGCCCGCGAGCGCGGCTCCGGCGGCGGGCGAGGCTCCGGCGGCCGCTCCGGCCCCGGCCGCTGGCGAGGCGCGGCCCGAGGGCGGCGAGGCCCCCGCGGGCGACGCCAAGCCGGCCGAGCCGACGGCCTCCTAG
- a CDS encoding DUF1054 family protein: MAGLGIGPDDFALFEIDDPEERAEAVERVLHPKLQLIGAHLASGLSRVAGADLFAHLGKTVRRRGAPPEEAFVAFCRSDKGYRTDPYLALLVTRGLLHARVVVKTGADRSGAMREALTREAGNLARKGKPFRQLRPFMGWDYEELPELAPAHSAAFWQELADELAPAAQNGGIDVGVVWPVEEARSLSVGDVLGAFRDLAPLYKLLAHAA; this comes from the coding sequence ATGGCAGGGCTCGGCATCGGTCCAGACGACTTCGCGCTCTTCGAGATCGACGATCCCGAGGAGCGGGCGGAAGCCGTCGAGCGCGTGCTCCACCCCAAGCTCCAGCTGATCGGCGCCCACCTCGCGTCCGGCCTGTCGCGCGTCGCCGGGGCCGACCTCTTCGCCCACCTCGGCAAGACCGTCCGCCGGCGCGGCGCCCCGCCCGAGGAGGCGTTCGTCGCCTTCTGCCGGAGCGACAAGGGCTACCGGACCGACCCCTACCTCGCGCTGCTGGTGACCCGCGGGCTCCTGCACGCCCGCGTGGTGGTGAAGACCGGCGCCGATCGGAGCGGCGCCATGCGCGAGGCGCTCACCCGCGAGGCCGGCAACCTCGCCCGGAAGGGAAAGCCCTTCCGGCAGCTCCGCCCGTTCATGGGGTGGGACTACGAGGAGCTCCCGGAGCTCGCGCCGGCCCACTCCGCCGCCTTCTGGCAGGAGCTCGCCGACGAGCTCGCGCCGGCCGCGCAGAACGGCGGGATCGACGTGGGCGTGGTCTGGCCGGTCGAGGAGGCGCGCAGCCTCTCCGTGGGCGACGTGCTCGGCGCCTTCCGCGACCTCGCGCCCCTGTACAAGCTCCTCGCCCACGCGGCCTGA
- a CDS encoding M16 family metallopeptidase, whose protein sequence is MKRGRTGAAVRGAGVRAGAAARRFDDWGSASKAVLENGLRVLTIPAPGLHSAMIALYVRAGSRHEAAPANGVSHFLEHLFFRGSAGWPDTVAMNAAVESAGGNLNGITARDHGCYYTPIHPEELATGLAVLGDMIRRPLFREMDVEREVILEEILDEVDAAGKDIDSDNLLKRLAFGDHPLGFKIAGTRETVRAIDLAAVRRHHARFYTGENLVLCVAGPVREPEVLRLAESHFGALPRGRRSRDLPPPAWPRGPVVEHVSHDDAQAEFSLAFPCPPEQDPDYPIHLCLRRILDDGLSSRLPFEVVERRGLAYALHAGIDTFVDAGMLVVDGACAPAKVGRVIEEVARVLTRLAEEPVPEEELARVQRRHRMTLAFSLDSAAELAGWYGSGEVLSAPEGFEERCRRVERVTPADVQRAARETFRKDRVLAVVVGPGGVRRRRELERCVARSALL, encoded by the coding sequence ATGAAGCGGGGACGGACGGGAGCGGCGGTGCGAGGCGCGGGGGTGCGGGCGGGCGCGGCGGCGCGTCGCTTCGACGACTGGGGCTCGGCCTCGAAGGCGGTGCTGGAGAACGGGCTGCGGGTGCTCACCATCCCGGCGCCCGGCCTCCACTCGGCCATGATCGCGCTCTACGTGCGCGCCGGCTCGCGCCACGAGGCCGCGCCGGCCAACGGCGTCTCGCACTTCCTCGAGCACCTCTTCTTCCGCGGCTCGGCCGGCTGGCCCGACACGGTGGCCATGAACGCCGCCGTGGAGAGCGCCGGCGGCAACCTGAACGGCATCACCGCCCGCGACCACGGCTGCTACTACACGCCCATCCACCCCGAGGAGCTCGCCACCGGGCTCGCGGTGCTGGGCGACATGATCCGCCGCCCGCTCTTCCGCGAGATGGACGTGGAGCGGGAGGTGATCCTGGAGGAGATCCTCGACGAGGTGGACGCCGCCGGGAAGGACATCGACTCGGACAACCTGCTGAAGCGGCTCGCCTTCGGCGACCACCCGCTCGGCTTCAAGATCGCGGGGACGCGCGAGACGGTGCGCGCCATCGACCTCGCGGCGGTGCGCCGCCACCACGCCCGCTTCTACACCGGCGAGAACCTGGTGCTCTGCGTGGCCGGCCCGGTGCGCGAGCCCGAGGTGCTGCGGCTCGCCGAGTCGCACTTCGGCGCGCTGCCCCGCGGCCGCCGCTCGCGCGACCTCCCGCCGCCGGCCTGGCCGCGCGGGCCGGTGGTGGAGCACGTCTCGCACGACGACGCGCAGGCCGAGTTCAGCCTCGCCTTCCCCTGCCCGCCCGAGCAGGACCCCGACTACCCCATCCACCTCTGCCTGCGGCGCATCCTCGACGACGGGCTCTCGTCCCGCCTGCCGTTCGAGGTGGTCGAGCGGCGCGGCCTCGCCTATGCGCTCCACGCCGGCATCGACACCTTCGTCGACGCGGGCATGCTGGTGGTGGACGGCGCCTGCGCGCCGGCCAAGGTGGGCCGGGTGATCGAGGAGGTGGCGCGGGTGCTCACCCGCCTCGCCGAGGAGCCGGTGCCGGAGGAGGAGCTCGCGCGCGTGCAGCGCCGCCACCGGATGACGCTCGCGTTCTCGCTCGACTCGGCCGCGGAGCTCGCCGGCTGGTACGGCTCGGGCGAGGTGCTCTCGGCGCCGGAGGGGTTCGAGGAGCGCTGCCGGCGCGTGGAGCGCGTCACGCCGGCGGACGTGCAGCGGGCCGCGCGCGAGACCTTCCGCAAGGACCGGGTGCTCGCGGTGGTGGTCGGGCCGGGCGGCGTGCGGCGAAGGCGCGAGCTCGAGCGCTGCGTGGCGCGCTCGGCGCTGCTCTGA
- a CDS encoding DUF4388 domain-containing protein, translating to MPAASRVLLAWPDPERARAHAAALRRLGCEVEHAGDGQRALELAVLRPPDLVVASRELPLVASGDLARILSANPRTRAVPFLAIPGLPAEELAAAAARLLPSAAPASGGDLAGSLDELPLHDLLQGLAQNRRTGRLTLSARAPAGDLLLAQGQLVSAQCGAARGEKALHRLLAGRGGRFAFRPEPVASAEPLGPLELLLLEAARRADEGARLLAALGGPGACLARGAPELRPEAGPAAQLWAALARPRPVPALLDAADAPDLELLESLVALLRSGAVAPAPSPSPAAAPAALAPAAAQALARRVRRESASGPRAVGTVAVLARDPGRARAALAELRALPGFAAEPGAPGRLGLLGRLAVPGGPRLDLCLVPCGDEDRPLWRLLGAGAVGALALEPGLAAPFAAELDAPNLPVAESLATGQEEGPRGAAEALLRVLAAAAREESP from the coding sequence ATGCCCGCCGCCTCCCGCGTCCTCCTCGCCTGGCCCGATCCCGAGCGGGCCCGCGCCCACGCCGCGGCGCTGCGCCGGCTCGGCTGCGAGGTGGAGCACGCCGGCGACGGGCAGCGCGCGCTGGAGCTCGCCGTGCTGCGCCCGCCCGACCTCGTGGTGGCCTCGCGCGAGCTGCCGCTCGTCGCCTCCGGCGACCTCGCCCGCATCCTCTCCGCCAACCCGCGCACCCGCGCCGTGCCGTTCCTGGCCATCCCGGGCCTGCCGGCCGAGGAGCTCGCCGCCGCGGCCGCGCGGCTCCTCCCCTCCGCGGCCCCGGCGAGCGGCGGCGACCTCGCCGGCAGCCTCGACGAGCTGCCGCTCCACGACCTCTTGCAGGGGCTCGCCCAGAACCGGCGCACCGGCCGGCTCACCCTCTCGGCTCGCGCCCCTGCCGGCGACCTCCTGCTCGCCCAGGGTCAGCTCGTCTCGGCCCAGTGCGGCGCCGCCCGGGGAGAGAAGGCGCTGCACCGGCTCCTCGCCGGCCGCGGCGGCCGGTTCGCCTTCCGGCCGGAGCCGGTGGCGTCCGCCGAGCCCCTCGGCCCCCTCGAGCTCCTCCTCCTCGAGGCGGCCCGGCGCGCCGACGAGGGCGCGCGCCTGCTCGCCGCGCTCGGCGGCCCCGGCGCCTGCCTCGCTCGCGGCGCGCCGGAGCTCCGCCCCGAGGCCGGCCCCGCGGCGCAGCTCTGGGCGGCCCTGGCGCGCCCGCGCCCGGTCCCGGCGCTCCTCGACGCCGCCGACGCGCCCGACCTCGAGCTCCTCGAGTCGCTCGTGGCCCTGCTCCGCTCCGGCGCGGTCGCCCCCGCCCCGAGCCCGTCCCCCGCCGCCGCCCCCGCGGCGCTCGCCCCGGCCGCGGCCCAGGCGCTCGCGCGGCGCGTCCGGCGCGAGAGCGCGAGCGGCCCGCGCGCGGTGGGCACGGTGGCGGTCCTGGCGCGCGATCCCGGCCGGGCGCGCGCGGCGCTCGCCGAGCTGCGCGCGCTGCCCGGCTTCGCCGCCGAGCCGGGCGCGCCCGGGCGCCTCGGCCTGCTCGGCCGGCTCGCGGTCCCGGGAGGTCCGCGGCTCGACCTCTGCCTCGTGCCCTGCGGCGACGAGGATCGGCCGCTCTGGCGGCTCCTCGGCGCCGGCGCCGTGGGCGCGCTCGCGCTCGAGCCCGGGCTCGCGGCCCCCTTCGCCGCGGAGCTCGACGCCCCGAACCTGCCGGTTGCGGAGAGCCTCGCGACAGGGCAGGAAGAGGGACCGCGCGGCGCGGCGGAGGCGCTCCTCCGGGTGCTCGCCGCGGCCGCCAGGGAGGAGTCGCCGTGA
- a CDS encoding response regulator: MARILIVDDTEIVRKALELAVRRMGHEADSTSSALDALELARRNPPDLALLDYRMPLMDGVTLFEELQFALGDRCPRVLFVSGSPPEEVRACAERPGLRPVGYVKKPFHLDELMKTVEAALSPAVVSA, translated from the coding sequence ATGGCCCGGATCCTCATCGTGGACGACACCGAGATCGTGCGAAAGGCCCTCGAGCTCGCCGTGCGACGCATGGGGCACGAGGCCGACAGCACCTCCTCTGCGCTCGACGCGCTGGAGCTGGCGCGGCGCAACCCGCCCGACCTGGCGCTCCTCGACTACCGGATGCCGCTCATGGACGGCGTCACCCTGTTCGAGGAGCTGCAGTTCGCCCTCGGTGACCGCTGTCCCCGGGTGCTGTTCGTGTCGGGGAGCCCGCCCGAGGAGGTGCGCGCCTGCGCCGAGCGGCCGGGGCTCCGCCCGGTGGGCTACGTGAAGAAGCCCTTCCACCTCGACGAGCTGATGAAGACCGTCGAGGCGGCGCTCTCCCCCGCGGTCGTCAGCGCTTGA
- a CDS encoding helix-turn-helix transcriptional regulator has protein sequence MQKAQRLLDLAALLLRAAEPVSWRDIQEQFQEDYGGSEDAAIRKFERDKADLLELGIPVRWLAADEDLPAGYLIDKDDFYLPDLKLPPEDLALLYLSGSAALAGGEFPYARDLAHALEKLSFAARSPGASEAAAMAARSLSSGEGQGRGQVPALLEELSRAIAAQKRVHLTYAGAERTETTARDVDPYGLYQSGGSWFLAGHCHLRGALRTFHLARIQALEVNRAQPRSRDFQVPRDFSLAELATREAWEYAVHAAEKARVRLDGPVSAEDRASFGPRARFLDEAGGVVVELEVTNAEALLRHTLALGERAEVLAPARLRRRARAVLQGLARRRA, from the coding sequence ATGCAGAAGGCGCAGCGACTCCTCGACCTCGCCGCCCTGCTCCTGCGCGCCGCCGAGCCGGTGTCCTGGCGCGACATCCAGGAACAATTCCAGGAGGATTACGGCGGGTCCGAGGACGCGGCCATCCGCAAGTTCGAGCGGGACAAGGCCGACCTGCTCGAGCTCGGGATCCCGGTGCGGTGGCTGGCGGCCGACGAGGACCTGCCGGCCGGCTACCTCATCGACAAGGACGACTTCTACCTCCCCGATCTGAAGCTGCCCCCGGAGGATCTGGCCCTGCTCTACCTCTCGGGCTCGGCGGCGCTTGCCGGCGGCGAGTTCCCCTACGCCCGCGACCTCGCGCACGCCCTCGAGAAGCTCTCCTTCGCCGCCCGCAGCCCGGGCGCCTCCGAGGCCGCCGCGATGGCGGCCCGCAGCCTCTCGTCGGGCGAGGGGCAGGGGCGGGGGCAGGTGCCGGCGCTGCTCGAGGAGCTCTCCCGCGCCATCGCCGCGCAGAAGCGGGTGCACCTCACCTACGCCGGCGCCGAGCGGACCGAGACCACCGCCCGCGACGTGGACCCGTACGGCCTCTACCAGAGCGGCGGCTCCTGGTTCCTGGCCGGCCACTGCCACCTGCGGGGCGCGCTGCGCACCTTCCACCTCGCCCGCATCCAGGCCCTCGAGGTGAACCGGGCGCAGCCGCGCAGCCGGGACTTCCAGGTGCCGCGGGACTTCTCGCTCGCCGAGCTCGCCACCCGCGAGGCGTGGGAGTACGCGGTGCACGCGGCGGAGAAGGCGCGGGTGCGGCTCGACGGGCCGGTCTCTGCCGAGGACCGCGCCTCGTTCGGCCCGCGGGCCCGCTTCCTCGACGAGGCGGGCGGGGTGGTGGTGGAGCTCGAGGTCACGAACGCGGAGGCGCTCCTGCGCCACACGCTCGCGCTCGGCGAGCGGGCCGAGGTGCTCGCGCCGGCGCGGCTGCGGCGGCGCGCCCGGGCGGTGCTCCAGGGGCTCGCGCGGAGGCGGGCGTGA